AGCTGTATATATTAAAATTATCATTTTATTTTCGTACTAAGAGTATTGTTTTCTCTACACACACAACTACTCCCATACCTTTCTCCTTCCCTTCCTGTCAGTAAATCAGAACTCCCATCAAAGCAACTATAACCGTTATAATAATGGGGTTTATTTTCCATTTCAAAAATACCGTCATTGTTATTCCGAATATTATAAAACTTTTTATATCAATGAAATTTTTTCTGTCCATTAAAAGTAAAGTCGCAGATAATATAAGCCCTACGACTACCACCCGCAAGCCTTTAAAAGCTCTGCTTATATATTTATTATCCTTAAATTTCAAAAAAAACATACTGAATATTGTCATTATTATAAGGGATGGAGTTATAAGACCGATAGTTGCGACTGCAGCTCCGACCGCATTCCCCGTCACAAGATAACCTACATATGTAGAAGCATTTATCGATATAGGACCGGGAGTCACTTGTGAAACCGCCACAATATCAGTAAACTCAGGAACTGTAATCCAACTATGTACCTCGACTACTTCCTTCTGTATTAAAGGTAAAATAGCATATCCTCCTCCAAAACTGAAAAGGCCTATTTTAAAAAAAGTAATGAATAATACCCATAAAGTTTCCAAATTTATTTCTCCCCTTTCTGAAATATCATCCATACATTACCTGCTACTGCTCCTGAAATAATTATAAGTATAGGAGGAAATTTAAAATAAGAAACTGATATAGCAATTGCCAAAACGATAAATACAGTTATTTTGTTTATTCCTGCTTGTTTGCCTATAGTGTAAACACTTGCACCGATAAGGGCAGCTACCATAGGTCTTATTGCTTTAAATGCCTTTATTACATAGATATTGTCCTGAAAATTACTGAACAGGGAAGCTAACAGCCATATTACCAGAAAAGCAGGTAAAACCGCTCCTAAAACCGTTACAAACATTCCTAAATATTTTTTTATTTTAAACCCTGCAAATACTGCCATATTTATTGCTAAAACTCCGGGAGCAGACTGTGCTAATGCAAGCAGACTTATAAATTCCTCTTTCTCTATCCACTTTTTCTTATCTACGATTTCATTTTGGATAAGAGGAACCATTGCATAACCTCCACCAAGAGTAAATGCACCTATTTTAAAAAATATCCAGAACAGCTCAAAATATATTCTCATTATACTCCTTATTATTTTCTTCCAAATCACGGTTCTATAGCCAGATACCATATAAATCAATAATTTTCATTATTATATTTTTATATTTTTTTACTATTAATTCAATTTGATATATTCATCTTGCAATCAACTTTTTTCTTATCTTACCGATATTAATTTTTATTGAAAAACTCTTTCCCGAGCTCTTTCAAATAAAACACATCATATATCCCGCACAGTTCTCTAACTGAATGCATGGCAAGCATAGGAACTCCGAGATCTATAGCATCTATGTCCAAATGAGTCGAAGAAATAGGTCCTATTGTACTCCCGCCTCTTTCGTTGGATTGATTTACAAAAGGCTGTATTTTAATGTCGGTACCTTCTATTATCTGTTTTAATACCGCTATTGAAAATCCGTCAGAAGTGTAACTTTGGTTGGCACTTATTTTTACGGATAATCCCTCATTTATTCTACCTCTACTTGTAGGATCCGTTTTTTCCATGTGTGCAGGATGAGCTGCATGTGCTCCATCCGCCGATAACAGAAATGAACATTGGAGAGCCTGTAAAAATTCACTTCTGCCATAACCTAAAGAACACATTATCCTTTCAAGAGTATTCATAAGATAATTGGAATCGGCTCCCTGTTTTGTCATGCTTCCTATTTCCTCATTATCAAATCCTACGAAAACATTTATCTGATCGTGGACATCTTCAGCTTCTATAAGTCCGAGTAATCCCGCATAAACCGATACAAGATTATCCAGTTTGGGTGCAGAAATAAATTCCTCATTTACTCCAAGTAAAGAGCCTTTTTCAAGAGTATATACAAATAAGTCAAAATCAAGTATATCTTCTTTTTTTATGTCTGTTTCACTTAAAATCAAATTTAATAAATAATTATCCTTTTCCAGCTCATTATTTATCAATCCGAGTATAGGTAATGTATCATTCTGTTTATCTATTTTTACTCCATTATTTACTTCTCTGTTCTGATGTATTGCTAAATTCGGTATTATCATCAAAGGTTTGTCTATTTTTATCGTTACCGTTTTCGGCATAAATAAATCATTACTTCTAACAATCACTCTTCCCGCTATTGACAAAGGTCTGTCAAACCAGGTACTTAATATTGCTCCGCCATAAACTTCCGTATTAAGTCTTATTATATTTTCAGTTATCATTTCAGGTCTGGGCTTAATTCTGAAACATGGCGAATCGGTATGAGAACCGAATATTTTAAAACCTTTTTTCAAATTTATATCTCCACCGAGCGTAAATGCTATTATGGTTGAATTTGATCTTTTCACATAATATTTTCCGCCTTTTTTCAATTCCCATTTACTTTTAGGATATAGTCTTTCAAAGCCGTTTTCTTCTAAGATAACCGAACAATTTTTAACTACATGATATGTACTGGGACTGTCATCAATAAATTCAATAACTTCTCTTGCAAAACTTTTGACTTCCATATCTACAAATTTTCTCTGCATCTCTTTTATTTCTTTAGTTGTGTGTATCATTTTACATGCTCCTTCCTACAATTTCATCCCACTTTTTCTACTTTAACCCATATATTAAGGAAAATTTCTCTTTTAAATAATCTATATAATATTTAGGATTGAAAGGTTCTCCTGTCATATTTACAAGTAATTCTTCAGGTGTTCTTGTTTTTCCGTATTTATGTATTCCCTCTTTTAATTCATTATTGATTTCTGTAAAATCACCTTTTTTCATTTTTCCGTTTATATCAATCTTTTTGCTAATTGCGTTATATATCTGGGCAGCATATGCACTTCCTAAAGCGTAAGACGGGAAATATCCGAACAGCCCATCCGACCAGTGAACATCCTGTAAAATTCCTTCTGTATAAGTTTCAGGTCTTATTCCGAGATATTCTTCATATTTATCCTGCCATTTTTTTGCAAGCTCATCTACATCCGTTTCATTATCAAGATTATCAAAAATTTCTTTTTCAAGTTCATATCTTATAAGAACATGTATAGGGTAAGTCAACTCATCAGCTTCAGTTCTTATAAATGACGCCTGCACTTCATTGGCAATTTTATAAAAAATATTAAAATTTATCCCATTTTCTCCTAATTTGAACATTATATCCAGTTTTGGATAAATAAAGCTTAAAAATTCTTCACTCCTTCCGAACATATTTTCATAAATTCTTGACTGAGATTCATGTATTCCCATGGAAGTTCCGGTTCCCAATATTGTATCCGATATTACATCATCTACATTTTGCTCATATAACCCGTGTCCTCCCTCATGTATAGTGGAATACAATGAACTTAAAAGATTATCTTTGTAATAATGAGTCGTCACTCTTACATCTTTATTATCAACATTAGTAGTGAAAGGATGTTCACTTTCTTTCAATACTCCCTTATCAAAACGGAAATTTATAATATCTAAAGCATGTTTCGATAACTCTTTCTGCTTTTCAATATCGAAAATCATCTTTTTAAATTTTTCTTTTGCTTCATTTTCATTGTCAGAAATGTTCTTCTGTATTATCTTCTTTATAAGAGGGGACAGCTCATTTTTTATTTTCCCGAAAAATTCGTCTGCTTCTTTTACTGTTATTCCGGGTTCATAATCTTCAAGGAGAGTATTATATGGATGACCTTTATATCCTCTATATTTTATAATTTTTTTGTTAAATTTTATTATTTCTCCCAAATAAGATTTAAAAATACTGTAATCATTTTTAATTTTAGCCTCTTCCCATTTTTTTGAAGAAATTATTTTTAATTCAGAATACTTTTTATATTCCTCTTTAGGTATTTTTTCCAGTTTTTCAAAGTATTCTTTTTTTAACTCCTCTATTATTTTTCTGTCAAGCTCTTTCAGCTTATCTGTATTTATACTGTATACAAGATTTTTAAATTCATCATTTATTACCATTGAGTAGCTTTCTCCGATAAGATACCCCAGCGTCTTTGATATCTTGTCTACTGCTAAAAGAGGGGCTTCTGTTTCCAAGTCCCAATGCATAATCGTTATTGCATGTTTTAATGCCGCATTATTTTCCAATACTTCTTTTACTTTTTTCATTTTTTCATTTTCCATAACTGCTTCCTTCCAAATTTTGTATTTCTATCCTTTTTATTAAAAAAATGGAATCTTCTCTTTAAAGATATACCATTTATTCATTTGATTATGCTTAGTTTTAATAAAAATTCCTTGAAAAATTTTTTTATCTATTATATACTTTTTATAATAATTACAGGAGGCTGATTTTTAATGGAGTATAAAACCATAATAGTAGGCATTGCCGGTGGAACCGGTTCAGGTAAAACAAGTGTTACAAAAGAAATTTTGGAAGAATTGAAAAAAACTCATATTAATTCCATATTACTGGAGCAAGATTCATACTATAGGAGAAATGATCATCTTACTTATGAAGAACGAACAAAATTAAATTATGATCATCCTGATTCCATTGATTTTGATTTACTTGAAAAACATATTCTTACGCTTAAAAAAGGAAAATCCATTGAAAAACCTATTTATGATTTTCAGATTCACAATAGAATAAATGAAACAGAACATATAGAACCGGCAAATTTAATCATAGTGGAAGGTATTCTAATTCTTGCCATTGCTAAAATAAGAGAGCTTTTTGACGCAAAAATTTTTATTGATACTGATGATGATGAAAGACTTTTACGTAGAATGGAAAGAGATATGAAAGAACGGGCGAGAAGTTTTGAAAGCATTAAAAACCAATATATTAGTACGGTAAAACCTATGCATCTGGAATTTGTAGAACCTTCAAAAAGATATGCCGATGTTATAATTCCGAGAGGAAGAGATAATAAAGTCGGTATAAAAATGGTTTCAAGCAGACTGAAATACTTATTCAGAAACCTTGCAAATCAGTCCTCTTAATTTATATTATATACAAATTTAAAATGAAAGCAGGTAATAAGATGAAAATAGTCGTAATTGGCGGCGGAGCTGCGGGAATGATGTTTTCTACTCAGTATAAGAAATCAAATCCCGAACATGAAGTATTCCTTTTTGAAAAATCCCCTTATGTAGCGTGGGCAGGATGTCCCACTCCTTACTATATTGCCGATGAACTGTCTCTGGATAATGTGGTTTTAGGAACTCCTGAAGATTTTATAAAAAGAGGAGTAAATGTAAAAACAAAACACGAAGTTACCGGAATCGACTTTAAAAATAAGACTTTAAACATATCAGGAAATGAAATAAACGGTATTTTCAGTTATGATAAGCTGGTAATAGCTGTAGGAGGAAAATCTTTCGTTCCTGACATATCAGGATATTCTCCTGAACTAAAAAATGTATTTACATTATCTCATGCTGAAAATGCCATAGAAATAAAAAAATACATTACCGAAAATAAAGGCAGCATTAAAAATGCCCTCATAGTAGGAGCCGGCTTTATAGGTTTGGAAAGTGCCGAAGCTTTTAATAAGTTGGGATTGAATGTAACAATAGTAGAAAAATCGGGAGAAATATTTCCATCAGTTTCTGAAAATTTAAAAAAAGAATTTTATAATGAAATTAAGGAAAAAGGAATTACTTTAAAATTAAATACCGGAGTTTCAGGAATTATTTCGGAAAATGGAAAAGCAAAATCAGTAAAAATAAGCAATGAAGAAACATTTGATTTTGACATTGCACTGTTCAGTATAGGAATTACACCCAATATCGGTTTTATTTCCGATGAACTCAAAACAGACAAGGGGAAAATCCTTGTAAATGACAAATTTGAAACAAATATTTCCGATGTATATGCTATAGGCGATTGTATTTTTAATAAATATTATGATACGGACAGAAATTTATATGCTCCTTTCGGAGATGTAGCAAATAAACACGGAATACTCCTCGCAAAATATCTTTCAGGGGAAAATATTCATTGGAAAGGACTTTTAAGATCCTACGCCACTTCATTTTATGATATAAAATTGGCACAGACAGGATTATCGTATAATGAAGCTTTAAATTTAGGATATAATGCTGAAAAAATAGATATGAAAGCAATGTATAAAAATTCAGGATTTGAAGACTCGGTTCCCGGTCTGACCGAAATAGTCTATGATAAAGATAAAAAAGTGATATTAGGCGGAACAATGGTAGGAAAAGAAGCAGTTGCACAGTTCATAGATCAGATAGCTATTGTTATAACTCTAGAAACACCTATTGAGAAATTTATAGACATTGACTTTGCATACTCTCCTACTAATGCCAGTGTATGGAATCCTTTACTTGTAACTTACAGAAAAGTCATAAAATAGTATTTATAAATTTCATATAAAACTTTAAAAAGCCGCATTTATAAGTGGCTTTTTTCATGTCAGTTATATTCCAAAAAAATAAAAATCTTGAATTTTCTCTATTTTGTTTATATTATAATATCTTTAGACATATACTTCTAAAATATCAGAATACTTTATTCCATCTTTATATTATCCCGTTTATTTTTTTCTCCATTTCCAATAACCGACATACTATTTTTATATAAATTCATATAATTTCCCGTTTTATAAAATCCTGTTATTGCCCATTTAATACTTTATCATATTTTCTCAGTATACTTTAAATAAAGCAATAAAAAAATTATAAGAGTAACTGTCACATTTTTATTACTATAATTAAAATATAAAAGTAAAATATATTATATAAGGAGGTGAAAAATGAAATTGAAAAAAAACGAAAAAAATATTTTAAAGTTTCTGGCAGAAAAAAATATCTTCAGAACGGCAGACGAAATATCCGAAAAACTGAAAATATCTACTGCAACAATATACAGAACTGTAAAATTACTAAATAATTCTTTTTCTTATGATAAATTAATTTTTTCTGAAAAGGGTAGAGGTTTTAAGTTAAATTATGACATTTATCTGACAATAAACAATTACGGTAAAGATAAAAATGAAAAACTGCCGATTGAACGAAGAAATGAACTGCTGTTAAAACTGTTATTCAAATCACCTATAAAAATAAAACAGGAAATTTTATTTAAAGACTGTTACTTGGGAGAAGCCAGTATAAATAAAGATATTTCAATAATGAAACAGGAATTGAAAGAACACGGCATAACTTTTTTTAAAAAGGATGGCTACATATGGATAGAAGGTAACGAAAAAGCCATAAGAAAACTGACCGGAAAAATTATAAACAATCTGAATTTCATCAATATTGACAAAGCTTACAACAGTGAGGATAAAAGAGATTTTGATATTGATTTTGTATTAAGACAGATGGAATATATAGAGCAGGAATTAAATATAAATATATCTTATCCGTATAATATTAATATTTTTTCACATATTTACATACTTATAAACAGATTTAGAAAAGGAAAAATACAGACTGACTTTGAATTAAAAAAAATAAAAGAAGAAAATTATCCGAACAAACTGGTTTTATCTATCTCTAAAAAAGTAATTAACAGATTAAGCGGTTATCTGAATACGCAATTTCCTGAAATAGAAGTAGAATACCTGTATCAGTATTTAATCTCATCAAGTATTTATGAAGAAAATTCTGAAAATGAGGTAACAGAAACAGAAACGATAAAAATTATCAAATTTTTCATAAAGGAAATGGGAAAAAATTCGAGATTACAGTTTAACAGTAAAGAGCTTGAGAAGGATTTGCTGAGTCATTTCAAACCTATGCTGCAAAGGTTAAAAAACGGAATAGACATAAAAAACGATCTGCTCCACGAAATAAAAACAGAATATAAAGTTATTTACAATTATACTTTGGAAGTTTCAAAAAAAATTTCCGCAGAATTTAATTTATCATTTATTTCACAAGAGGAAGCGGCTTTTATAACTTTGTATTTCGTCAAAAATTTAAAAGAAATAAATACGGAAAAAAATGTGATAATTATCTGCTCAAGCGGTATAGGAACTTCAAAACTGTTAAAAGCAAAAGTAAAAAAGACCCTTCCTGATATAAATGTAGTAGCTGTATTATCCTACAGAAATTATCTGAAAAATAAAGAAAAATATTCTGATATAGACTTCATACTGACTACAGTAAAACTAAAACAGGAAATAAATGTGCCGTATTTAATGGTAAGTGCTATATTTACCGAAAATGACAAAGACAGAGTAATCAAAATGATAAAGGAGATAGACTATGAAAACAGAAAACAATATAAATCTGGGAAAAGTAATAAAACTGAACTTAATTAAAAGTCATACTGAAGCTGCGGATAAAAAAGATATTATCACTCAGCTGACAGATTTATTATACCGTGAAAAATGTATATCCGAAAAAGAATCTTTTATTAATGATGTATTTCTCAGAGAAGAAGAGGGGTCTACAGGACTGAGCCAAGGGATAGCCATACCTCATGGAAAATCCAAAAGTGTGAAAAAAACTTCTATTGCAATTGCAACATTAAAAAATCAAATTTTCTGGGAAGAACCCGACGAACATGTAGAAGTCGTAATTTTATTTGCTGTACAGGATAAAGATGTGGAAACGACACACATACTGTTATTACAGCAAGTTGCAATAATGCTCGCAGATGAAGAATTTATAGACAGCATAAAAAAATCAAAAACAAAAAATGAAATATACAGTCTTTTTGTAAACAGAAAAAATTTTAAGGAGGATTAATTATGTTAATAACAGGAAAAGAGCTACTAACCGTAGCACAAAAAAACAGATTTGCGGTACCTGCATTTAATGCCGGTTCAGGACAGCTTTTCACCGCAATACTGGAAAGCTGTGAAAAGTTAAATGCACCGTTTATGATTGAAATTCATCCTGATGAACTATCATTTTTAAGAGACAGCTTTATAGCTCAAGTCAGGGAAGGAGCAAATAAAACCCGTATTCCTGTCTGCATACATCTGGATCACGGAGCCTCTTATGAGCAGGTGATACATGCAATACAGCTGGGATTTACATCAGTTATGATAGACGGTTCACACCTACCTTTTGAAGAAAATGTGGCAATCACAAAGAAAATAACTGAAGCGGCCCATGCAGCAGGAGTATCCGTCGAAGGAGAATTGGGAACAATCGGAGATACAGGAAACACAGTTGAAGGAGGAGTAACTGAAATCACATATACCGAACCTCTGAAAGCTGAAGAATTCGTAAGAAGAACAGGAATAGACTCACTGGCAGTTGCCATAGGAACAGCTCACGGAATATATCCTAAAAATATAAAACCTGAGTTAAGATTGGATATATTGGAAGAAATAAAAAAACTGGTAAATATACCTTTGGTTCTTCATGGAGGCTCAAGCAATCCCGATATTGAAATTGTAAAAGCTATTGAAATAGGAATCAATAAAATAAATATATCCAGTGATATTAAAATCGTATTTGCACAGAAATTAAGGGAATTACTGAACTTAGGAAATACAGAAATAAGAGAACCGAATGTTTTATTCCCTCCTTGTATGGAGGAAACAAAAAAAGTTGCCGAACATAAAATAACTCTTTTTAAGTCAGACAATAAAGCAAAATTATATTTTAAATAAAAATCATATTTCATAAACTGAAGGAGTGAATAAAATGAATATAGTCGGTATAGCAGCATGTACAGCCGGTATAGCACATACATATATTGCTAAGGAAAAACTGATAAATGCAGCTAAGAAAAAAGGACATCATATCCGGATTGAAACTCAGGGACTGGCAGGAACACAGGGCGAATTACCCAAAAGTGAAATTGAAAAAGCTGATATAGTCATTATAGCTGCGGATATTAAAATAAACGGCAAAGAGAGATTTAAAGGTAAAAAAGTAGTTGAAGTAGCTACAGGAATAGCAGTTAAGTCTCCGGGTAAATTAATGGAAAAGTTGGAGGAACTGGTAAACGATAAACAATAACATACAAAATTTATGGAGGTAATAAAATGAAAAAAATTGAAATTAAAAAGCATTTAATGACAGCAATCTCATTTTTCTTACCAATTGTTGTTGCTTCGGGATTTTTACTCGCAATCGGAAACATGATGGGAGGAAAATCAATTAAAAGTTTTGTAGACGAATTTACATTTGCAGATACTATGACAACAATGGGAGGTTACGGATTAGGCTTGCTTCCTATGATTGTATCAACAGCAATCGCTTACTCTATTGCAGATAAACCGGGTATTGCTCCGGGACTGATAATAGGCATGGTTGCCTCAGGAATTAATTCAGGATTTTTAGGCGGACTTATAGGTGGATATTTAGCAGGATACACAGTACTGATAATTGTTAAGTATATAAAAGTTCCCGACTGGATGCAGGGACTGATGCCGACATTGGTAATACCTTTTATCAGCTCATTTATCGCGGGATTAATAATGTACTATATAATCGGAACTCCTATTAACTGGTTTTCATCATTAATTACAGGCTATCTGTCCGGTCTTGACTCTTCCTCACTCTTTATTTACGGAGCAAGCATAGGCATTCTCGCTTCAATAGATTACGGAGGAGCAATTAATAAAGTTGTATTTGCTTTTGTATTTGCATTATTTTCAGAAGGGATATATGAACCTATAACTGTTCTTATTTTAGCTTCAATGACAACTCCTTTCGGATTGACTTTAGCATACTTTATAGGAAAAATAATTAATAAAAATGTATTTAATAAACAGGAAATAGAAACATTGAAAACAGCTTTTCCTATGGGAGTGTGTCAAATAACAGAAGGTTGCTTTCCTATTGTCTTAAATGATTTAGTTAAAAATGTAATTGCCACAGGTATCGGGGGAGCAGTCGGAGGAGGTTTCAGTATGCTTTGGGGAGCTGACAGCCATATTCCCGCCTCAGGTATGTTTGCACTATTTACAATGACAAAGCCATGGGCATTTATAGGGGCTTTATTCTTAGGTTCTCTTGCAAATGCAATAGCTATATTAATTTTAAAACCTAAAACAGATCCCGATTCAATCCCTGTAATTGAAGAAAAAGAGGAAAAAGATATTTCTTGGGACAGTTTAAAAATAAATTAGGAGATGTTAAAATGGATAAATTAAAAAAAGAAGTACGTGAGAAATTTTTAAAATCAGGAATGACTTTCACAGAAAAAGAACTTAACTCTATAGAATACGCTGATTTCGGATTAAACAATTTCAAAGAGGAAGGATTAAGCTTAATTGTTTATGAAAATAACAGCAGATACTGTGCAAAAGAAATGGTTCTTCTGGAATATCAGACCTGTCCTGAACACTTACACCCGAATAGAGGTAAGGAAGCAGGTAAAAAGGAAACATTCAGGTGCAGAAAAGGGACCGTGTATCTATTTGTTGAAGGTAAGGAAACTGATAAAATAAATTCTGAAATTAAAATTCCTGAAGGAAAAGAAAAGTTTTATACAGTAAAACACTGTATAAAATTGTCCCCGGGGGAACAGTACACAATAGAACCCGATACTAAACATTGGTTTCAGGCAGGGAAGGAAGGAGCTGTTATTTCTGAGTTTTCATCTAATAGTGATGATGCTTCAGACATATTTACAAATCCTGATATAATTAGAGTTAATTAAAATAAAAGGGAATATTTCAGATAAAATGAAATTCTTATTTTAAAATATTCCCTTTTTATAAGGAGAAAAATGAAAAGCTTAAACTGGAATTTTCTGATTTAGGCTGTATAATAAAATCCTTAATAAAAAAAGAAAATAATACCAATTACGTTTTAAGATATAAAAAAGATAGCCAATATTTAAAAAATATATATTATTTCGGAGCAATAATAGGTAGAAATGCAGGAAGAACCTATCCCTGTTACTATAAAAATTTCAATAATGAAATAATCAATCTGGATAATAATGAAAATAGTGTACATTTACATGGTGGGAAAAACGGACTGGATAAAAAAAACTGGAATGTTCAAATTATTAATAATGAAAAAGCAGTCTTAAAATTTAAAGACTGTAATTCTTTGTACGGTTCCGGAGAGCTGACTGTAATATATGAATTATATAAGTCAAACTTTAACATTAAAATATATGGAAAATCAGAAAATCCCGATATATTTAATCTTACAAGTCATTCATATTTTAATTTGAATAAAAATAAAGACAGCATTCTGAAACATCACCTCTTTATTTCAGATTCAAGACTTCAAATAATAGACCGACAGTTTATTCCCACAGAAGAATACATTGATTTTAAAAAAGAAAGTAATTTTTCGGAATATGA
Above is a window of Leptotrichia sp. OH3620_COT-345 DNA encoding:
- a CDS encoding D-lyxose/D-mannose family sugar isomerase, whose protein sequence is MDKLKKEVREKFLKSGMTFTEKELNSIEYADFGLNNFKEEGLSLIVYENNSRYCAKEMVLLEYQTCPEHLHPNRGKEAGKKETFRCRKGTVYLFVEGKETDKINSEIKIPEGKEKFYTVKHCIKLSPGEQYTIEPDTKHWFQAGKEGAVISEFSSNSDDASDIFTNPDIIRVN
- a CDS encoding PTS fructose transporter subunit IIC, with amino-acid sequence MKKIEIKKHLMTAISFFLPIVVASGFLLAIGNMMGGKSIKSFVDEFTFADTMTTMGGYGLGLLPMIVSTAIAYSIADKPGIAPGLIIGMVASGINSGFLGGLIGGYLAGYTVLIIVKYIKVPDWMQGLMPTLVIPFISSFIAGLIMYYIIGTPINWFSSLITGYLSGLDSSSLFIYGASIGILASIDYGGAINKVVFAFVFALFSEGIYEPITVLILASMTTPFGLTLAYFIGKIINKNVFNKQEIETLKTAFPMGVCQITEGCFPIVLNDLVKNVIATGIGGAVGGGFSMLWGADSHIPASGMFALFTMTKPWAFIGALFLGSLANAIAILILKPKTDPDSIPVIEEKEEKDISWDSLKIN